The following are encoded in a window of Panicum virgatum strain AP13 chromosome 5N, P.virgatum_v5, whole genome shotgun sequence genomic DNA:
- the LOC120676768 gene encoding pathogenesis-related genes transcriptional activator PTI6-like, with translation MSRSRTVRIFWDDPDLTDSSGEEEGCGARRVGRMVRELPPMAVAPAAPAPEQCAPGDGDRGRRLGGGPGACSGGARRRLAKGGPGATTTKFRGVRRRPWGKFAAEIRDPWRGVRVWLGTFDTAEEAARVYDTAAIQLRGPNATTNFGAAQSGSGAGQDQDADPDPATPGYESGAESSPAASSPTSVLRKVPSLSSLAEDYSKDDSDAAPCEPAAGERGGLAVLGEEALGEFVPFEDAPVYATSGFWDIRPDAGFLYAEPSSPEASWNASASAYPASYGEAPGWAAPSPTALENDYFEDLRDLFPLHPLPAIF, from the coding sequence ATGTCGCGGTCGCGCACGGTGCGGATCTTCTGGGACGACCCCGACCTGACGGACTcctccggcgaggaggaaggGTGCGGCGCCCGGAGGGTTGGCAGGATGGTCCGGGAGCTACCGCCCATGGCGGTGGCTCCCGCTGCCCCCGCGCCGGAGCAGTGCGCCCCCGGGGACGGCGACCGCGGGAGGAGGCTCGGCGGCGGTCCTGGcgcgtgcagcggcggcgcgcggaggcggctgGCCAAGGGCGGCCCGGGCGCGACGACCACCAAGTTCCGCGGCGTCCGGAGGCGGCCGTGGGGCAAGTTCGCGGCGGAGATCCGCGACCcgtggcgcggcgtgcgcgTGTGGCTCGGCACCTTCGACACCGCCGAGGAGGCCGCGCGCGTCTACGACACCGCCGCCATCCAGCTCCGCGGGCCCAACGCCACCACCAACTTCGGCGCCGCCCAGTCCGGCTCCGGGGCCGGCCAGGACCAGGacgcggacccggacccggcGACCCCCGGGTACGAGTCCGGCGCCGAGTCCTCGCCCGCGGCGTCGTCCCCGACGTCCGTGCTCCGCAAGGTCCCGTCCCTGTCCTCCCTCGCGGAGGACTACTCCAAGGACGACTCCGACGCCGCGCCGTGcgagccggccgccggcgagcgcggcggcctggCCGTCCTGGGGGAGGAGGCGCTCGGCGAGTTCGTGCCCTTCGAGGACGCGCCGGTCTACGCCACCAGCGGCTTCTGGGACATCCGGCCCGACGCGGGGTTCCTCTACGCGGAGCCGTCGTCGCCGGAGGCGTCGTGgaacgcctccgcctccgcctacCCGGCCTCGTACGGCGAGGCGCCCGGCtgggccgcgccgtcgccgacggcgcTGGAGAACGACTACTTCGAGGACCTGCGCGACCTCTTTCCGCTCCACCCGCTTCCCGCGATTTTCTGA